In Hymenobacter sublimis, a single genomic region encodes these proteins:
- a CDS encoding amidohydrolase: MTQRFRPLLALPLLLGGFSACQTTSRQAADLLVYNATVYTVDSAFSKAQAFAVKDGKFVAVGTAEELRGKFQAEQEVDANGQFIYPGFYDAHCHFYRYALGLRDADLVGTGSWREVVQKLQQQRQQYPQAAWLTGRGWDQNDWPGKQFPNKDTLDALFPNTPVFIVRVDGHAALVNQKALELAGITARTPISGGTITKNAAGQLTGLLVDNAVDLVTAKIPEPTPTEANAALLEAQQRCVAVGLTSLADAGLDKANIDQMAALQQQGKLKLRLYTMLNPTAANKEFYFKNGPVYQDRLTVNSFKVYADGALGSRGACLVEAYHDKPKETGFLLSTEKEYRQLAKDIAASKFQMNTHAIGDSANRIILNIYGEALKGQKDRRWRIEHAQVITPADMPKFGQFGIVPSVQPTHATSDMYWAGERLGAERLKTAYTYEQLRKQYGQVALGSDFPVEDINPLFGFHSAVARQDAKNYPATGFQMENALSRPDALRGMTTWAAHAAFEDKQKGSIRPGMAADFVILDTDLLQAPKEKLRGAKVQQTWIAGERVFGGK; this comes from the coding sequence ATGACCCAACGTTTCCGCCCGTTACTGGCGCTGCCTCTGCTGCTGGGAGGGTTCAGCGCCTGCCAGACTACCTCCCGCCAGGCCGCTGACTTGCTGGTGTACAATGCCACCGTTTACACCGTTGATTCGGCCTTCAGTAAGGCGCAAGCGTTTGCCGTGAAAGATGGCAAGTTTGTAGCCGTAGGTACGGCCGAGGAGTTGCGCGGAAAGTTTCAGGCCGAGCAGGAAGTGGACGCCAACGGCCAGTTTATCTACCCTGGTTTCTACGACGCGCACTGCCATTTCTACCGCTACGCCCTGGGCCTGCGCGACGCGGACCTGGTGGGTACTGGCTCCTGGCGGGAGGTAGTGCAGAAGCTCCAGCAGCAGCGCCAACAGTACCCGCAGGCGGCCTGGCTTACGGGTCGGGGCTGGGACCAAAACGACTGGCCCGGCAAGCAATTCCCGAACAAAGACACTCTGGATGCGCTGTTTCCGAACACGCCCGTGTTCATTGTGCGGGTAGATGGGCACGCGGCCCTCGTCAACCAGAAGGCCCTGGAGCTGGCCGGCATCACGGCCCGCACGCCCATCAGCGGGGGCACCATCACGAAGAATGCCGCCGGGCAGCTTACCGGCCTGCTGGTAGACAACGCCGTGGACTTGGTTACGGCCAAAATTCCGGAGCCTACCCCCACCGAAGCCAACGCCGCCCTGCTGGAAGCCCAGCAGCGCTGCGTGGCCGTGGGCCTGACCAGCCTCGCCGACGCCGGCCTCGACAAAGCCAACATCGACCAAATGGCCGCTTTGCAGCAGCAGGGTAAGCTCAAGCTGCGCCTCTACACCATGCTCAACCCCACGGCGGCCAACAAAGAGTTCTACTTCAAAAACGGCCCCGTGTATCAGGACCGGCTTACGGTAAACTCCTTTAAGGTGTACGCCGATGGCGCGCTGGGCTCCCGTGGGGCCTGCCTAGTAGAGGCCTACCACGATAAGCCCAAGGAAACCGGCTTCCTACTGTCCACCGAAAAGGAGTACCGGCAGCTGGCCAAGGACATTGCGGCCAGCAAGTTTCAGATGAACACCCACGCCATCGGCGACTCGGCCAACCGCATTATTCTGAACATCTACGGCGAGGCACTTAAGGGCCAAAAAGACCGGCGCTGGCGCATCGAGCACGCCCAGGTTATCACCCCAGCCGACATGCCCAAGTTTGGACAGTTTGGCATTGTGCCCTCGGTGCAGCCCACCCACGCCACCTCCGATATGTACTGGGCTGGGGAGCGACTAGGGGCTGAGCGCCTGAAAACGGCCTACACCTATGAGCAGCTGCGCAAACAGTACGGGCAGGTAGCCCTGGGCTCCGATTTTCCAGTGGAAGATATTAACCCGCTGTTCGGCTTCCACTCGGCCGTAGCGCGCCAAGACGCCAAGAACTACCCCGCTACTGGCTTCCAGATGGAAAACGCCCTAAGCCGCCCCGATGCCCTGCGCGGCATGACCACCTGGGCCGCCCACGCTGCCTTCGAGGACAAACAAAAAGGCAGCATCCGCCCCGGCATGGCCGCCGACTTTGTCATCCTCGAC
- a CDS encoding AMP nucleosidase, which produces MKTKADIVENWLPRYTGVPLHDFGQYILLTNFINYVHMFAEQFGVEVRGLDKPMQTATANGITIINFGMGSPMAATVMDLISAVKPKAALFLGKCGGLKNKTKLGDLILPIAAIRGEGTSDDYLPAEIPALPSFRLQRAVSSMIKKHEKDYWTGTVYTTNRRVWEHDENFKEYLRQIRAMAVDMETATIFTVGFVNEIPHGALLLVSDNPMTPEGVKTSESDKKVTADFVTSHLQIGIESLLELKNSGESVKHMRFE; this is translated from the coding sequence ATGAAGACTAAAGCCGACATCGTCGAGAACTGGCTGCCCCGCTACACGGGCGTACCCCTGCATGACTTTGGTCAGTACATCCTGCTGACCAACTTTATCAACTACGTACACATGTTTGCCGAGCAGTTCGGGGTAGAGGTACGCGGCTTGGATAAACCCATGCAAACGGCCACGGCCAACGGCATTACCATCATCAACTTCGGCATGGGCTCCCCCATGGCCGCCACCGTGATGGACCTGATTTCGGCCGTGAAACCTAAAGCAGCCTTGTTTCTGGGCAAATGCGGAGGTCTGAAAAACAAAACCAAGCTCGGCGACCTGATCTTGCCCATCGCGGCCATCCGCGGCGAGGGTACCTCCGATGACTACCTGCCCGCCGAAATTCCGGCCCTGCCCTCCTTCCGCCTGCAGCGCGCCGTGTCGTCCATGATCAAGAAGCACGAAAAGGATTATTGGACCGGCACCGTGTACACTACCAACCGCCGCGTGTGGGAGCACGACGAGAACTTTAAAGAGTACCTGCGCCAGATCCGGGCCATGGCCGTGGATATGGAAACGGCCACCATTTTCACCGTGGGCTTCGTAAACGAAATTCCCCACGGCGCCCTGCTGCTGGTATCGGACAACCCGATGACGCCCGAAGGCGTGAAGACTTCGGAAAGCGACAAGAAAGTAACCGCCGATTTCGTAACCTCTCACCTGCAAATCGGTATTGAGTCGCTGCTAGAGCTGAAGAACTCCGGCGAATCAGTAAAGCACATGCGCTTCGAATAA
- a CDS encoding type I restriction enzyme HsdR N-terminal domain-containing protein, translating to MQELNLPPFAYKVTQSSENLLIWDVLRRRNVVLTPEEWVRQHVVHYLMNHRGYPKGLLSLERGHRYNQRQKRTDLVALDATGQPLLLVECKAPSVPITAAVALQAATYNQTIGAPLLLLTNGLSHFCWRVNFAERTNERLAEVPAYGELVR from the coding sequence ATGCAAGAGTTGAACCTGCCGCCTTTCGCGTACAAAGTTACACAATCCAGCGAAAATTTGCTAATCTGGGACGTTCTGCGCCGGCGCAACGTGGTGCTTACGCCCGAGGAATGGGTGCGCCAACACGTGGTTCACTACCTGATGAACCACCGCGGCTACCCCAAAGGCCTGCTGAGCCTGGAACGCGGCCACCGCTACAACCAGCGCCAGAAGCGCACCGACCTAGTGGCCCTAGATGCCACCGGCCAGCCCCTGCTGCTGGTCGAGTGCAAAGCTCCCTCGGTACCGATTACAGCCGCCGTAGCCCTGCAGGCCGCGACTTACAATCAAACAATCGGGGCCCCGCTGCTGCTACTCACCAATGGCCTCAGTCACTTCTGCTGGCGCGTGAATTTCGCCGAACGCACCAACGAGCGGCTGGCGGAAGTGCCGGCTTATGGTGAACTGGTGAGATAG
- a CDS encoding LTA synthase family protein yields MPSFFLQLLLRRFALLLLIYMLLRLGFYWANHAVFQEANTAQVLHAFWHGIRFDIAALLLLNLPFVLLSLVPRVGAGWQGLVRGVYLTLNATGIALNLIDTQYFKFIGRRTSNELLTITGDIQRQAGQLAGHYWFLLIPFVLLFGLLWYAYPLPSTEAVAARPLQGRRRWLQLGLELLLVAGLTVLGIRGGLQLKPLRTGHAFVQTPPLLGHVTLNSTFTFLKSLGYQPPERRSYFSSAPALRQALAAHEPTTRPGATRPPDNVVILLVESFASEYNGIENGGQGYTPFFDSLATQGLFFRNHYANGRRSIEALPAVLAGLPALMESPFITSNFQTDELHGLGEILGRQGYATSVFHGAQNGTMGFNTFAGITGIQQYYGLQEYPGGAQSPDYDGHWGIFDEPYLQYFARQLGQQRQPFFSTVFTLTSHEPFPVPPQYKTRFAPGQLPIHASIRYTDFALREFFRTAARQPWYRNTLFILLADHTSQTLRPDYQNTLGSYKTPLLLFHPGRKLPAANPQRITQQADLPATVLDYLNVPAQGRLLPFGYSVFDSTTTGRALFLSGGSYFLVHSDFVTELTVDNKVRLYPYQTHQLPTTPLAAPNPQKLLQYGNELKACVQFFLNGLADNTLYRQTGEIVK; encoded by the coding sequence ATGCCTTCATTTTTTTTGCAGTTGCTGCTGCGGCGTTTTGCCCTGCTGCTACTCATCTACATGCTGCTGCGGCTTGGCTTTTACTGGGCCAACCATGCCGTATTTCAGGAAGCCAACACGGCGCAGGTACTGCATGCTTTCTGGCACGGCATCCGGTTTGATATTGCCGCTCTGCTGCTGCTAAACCTGCCGTTTGTGCTGCTTTCCTTGGTGCCACGGGTGGGTGCTGGCTGGCAGGGATTGGTGCGAGGCGTGTACCTCACCCTGAACGCCACGGGCATTGCCTTGAACCTGATTGACACCCAATACTTCAAATTCATTGGGCGACGCACCAGCAACGAACTGCTCACGATTACCGGCGACATCCAGCGCCAGGCCGGGCAGCTGGCGGGCCATTACTGGTTTCTGCTGATTCCGTTTGTATTGCTGTTTGGCCTGCTGTGGTACGCCTACCCCTTGCCGAGTACCGAAGCCGTTGCAGCCCGGCCACTGCAAGGCCGGCGCCGGTGGCTGCAACTGGGTTTGGAGTTGCTACTAGTGGCGGGGCTAACGGTGCTTGGCATTCGCGGCGGCCTGCAGCTCAAACCCTTACGAACGGGGCACGCCTTCGTACAAACGCCCCCCCTGCTAGGCCACGTTACGCTTAACAGCACGTTTACCTTTCTGAAAAGTTTGGGCTACCAACCGCCCGAGCGGCGGAGTTACTTTAGCTCCGCGCCTGCACTCCGGCAGGCGTTGGCAGCGCACGAGCCCACCACGCGTCCCGGTGCTACCCGCCCCCCCGATAACGTGGTTATTTTGCTGGTAGAAAGCTTCGCCTCGGAGTATAACGGCATTGAAAACGGCGGGCAGGGCTACACGCCTTTTTTCGATTCGTTGGCGACTCAGGGTCTGTTCTTTCGAAACCATTACGCCAATGGCCGCCGCTCCATTGAGGCCCTGCCGGCCGTGCTGGCGGGCCTACCGGCCCTCATGGAAAGTCCCTTTATCACGTCCAACTTCCAAACGGATGAGCTGCACGGCTTGGGCGAAATTCTGGGCCGACAGGGCTACGCTACTTCCGTTTTTCACGGGGCGCAGAACGGCACCATGGGCTTTAACACCTTTGCCGGCATCACCGGTATCCAGCAGTACTACGGGTTGCAGGAGTACCCCGGCGGAGCCCAAAGCCCCGACTACGATGGGCACTGGGGCATTTTCGATGAGCCGTATCTGCAATACTTTGCCCGACAGCTTGGCCAGCAGCGGCAACCGTTTTTCTCGACGGTGTTTACCCTGACTTCCCATGAGCCGTTTCCGGTGCCGCCCCAGTACAAAACCCGGTTTGCGCCCGGCCAGCTGCCTATTCACGCCTCTATTCGCTACACTGATTTCGCCCTGCGTGAGTTTTTCCGCACGGCCGCCCGGCAGCCGTGGTACCGCAATACCTTATTTATCCTGCTGGCCGACCATACTTCCCAAACCCTGCGCCCCGACTACCAGAACACGCTAGGTAGCTACAAAACGCCGCTGCTGCTGTTTCATCCCGGCCGCAAGCTCCCGGCCGCCAACCCCCAGCGCATCACCCAGCAGGCCGATTTGCCCGCTACCGTGCTCGACTACCTCAACGTGCCTGCTCAGGGGCGCTTGCTACCCTTCGGCTACTCGGTGTTTGACTCTACAACTACTGGCCGGGCCCTGTTCCTGAGCGGCGGCAGCTACTTCCTCGTCCACTCCGATTTTGTGACGGAGCTGACCGTAGATAATAAAGTGCGGCTCTACCCCTATCAAACCCACCAGCTCCCCACTACCCCCCTAGCCGCTCCCAACCCGCAAAAGCTGTTACAGTACGGCAACGAGCTGAAAGCCTGCGTGCAGTTTTTCCTGAACGGCCTGGCGGACAATACTTTGTATAGGCAAACTGGTGAGATAGTGAAATAG
- a CDS encoding SMI1/KNR4 family protein: MRGILYTGGELTDLVSFARLPSYLQTFLREQNGVVAYFGGLHIRGCVTGPPWHALAEAWQGETAFWRTYDEVTETDIPFAQDSVGNQFLLRGDAVLFLDTETGELADLEVDFKHFLFGAEKFPLDALGMEQLRAFQQGGGVLKPGELLSLHPPVCIATSGNSRPTSKAVPVAARLTWLADFYRQIKDLPDGQQVRLKPL, translated from the coding sequence ATGAGAGGAATTTTGTATACCGGCGGCGAGCTGACGGACCTCGTAAGCTTTGCCCGCCTTCCCTCCTACCTGCAAACCTTTCTGCGGGAGCAGAACGGGGTAGTGGCGTATTTCGGGGGGCTGCACATTCGGGGCTGCGTAACCGGACCGCCATGGCACGCGCTGGCCGAAGCCTGGCAGGGCGAAACGGCTTTCTGGCGCACTTACGACGAGGTTACGGAAACTGATATTCCCTTTGCCCAGGACTCGGTGGGCAACCAGTTCCTGCTGCGCGGCGACGCGGTACTGTTCCTAGACACCGAAACTGGGGAGCTGGCCGATCTGGAGGTGGATTTCAAGCACTTTTTGTTCGGGGCCGAGAAGTTTCCGCTCGACGCCCTCGGGATGGAGCAGCTCCGGGCGTTCCAGCAGGGTGGCGGCGTGCTGAAACCAGGCGAGTTGCTGAGCCTGCATCCGCCCGTGTGCATTGCTACCTCCGGCAACAGCAGGCCAACTTCGAAAGCCGTACCGGTTGCCGCTCGCCTTACTTGGCTAGCCGACTTCTACCGCCAAATCAAGGATTTGCCGGATGGGCAGCAAGTTCGCCTGAAGCCGCTGTAA
- the ald gene encoding alanine dehydrogenase — MIIGVPKEIKNNENRVGLTPAGVAEFRKHGHEVFVQATAGNGSGFSDAEYQQAGATILPTIADVYGKAEMIVKVKEPIASEYPLIKENQLLFTYFHFASGEELTHAMIERKAVCLAYETVELPSRALPLLIPMSEVAGRMAPQEGAKYLEKPLKGRGILLGGVPGVKPAEVLVLGAGIVGTQAAKIAAGLGAQVTIMDISLNRLRELDDFMPKNVVTQYSNEYNIREAIKTADLIIGAVLIPGAKAPHLITREMLKTMKPGTVLVDVAVDQGGCIETCEPTTHENPTFIIDDIVHYCVANMPGAVPYTSTLALTNATLPYAVKLANLGWQEACRRDEALRLGLNVVHGKVVYKGVADAWGLPLESVESVMEEAVA; from the coding sequence ATGATTATCGGCGTACCGAAAGAAATTAAGAACAACGAGAACCGCGTGGGCCTAACGCCCGCTGGCGTAGCTGAATTCCGTAAGCACGGCCACGAGGTGTTTGTGCAAGCAACCGCTGGCAACGGCAGCGGCTTCTCCGACGCCGAGTATCAGCAGGCGGGTGCCACCATTCTGCCCACCATTGCCGACGTGTACGGCAAGGCCGAAATGATTGTGAAGGTAAAGGAGCCGATTGCCTCGGAATATCCGCTTATCAAGGAGAACCAACTGCTGTTCACCTACTTCCACTTTGCCTCCGGCGAGGAGCTGACCCACGCCATGATTGAGCGCAAGGCGGTGTGCCTGGCCTACGAAACCGTGGAGCTGCCCTCGCGCGCCCTGCCCCTGCTCATCCCGATGAGCGAGGTAGCCGGCCGCATGGCCCCGCAGGAAGGCGCTAAGTACCTGGAGAAGCCCCTGAAAGGCCGGGGCATTCTGCTGGGCGGCGTACCCGGCGTGAAGCCAGCCGAAGTACTGGTGCTGGGCGCCGGCATTGTGGGCACCCAGGCGGCTAAAATTGCCGCTGGTCTGGGCGCCCAGGTCACCATCATGGACATCAGCCTGAACCGCCTGCGTGAGCTGGACGACTTCATGCCCAAGAATGTGGTAACCCAGTACTCCAACGAGTACAACATCCGCGAAGCCATCAAAACTGCTGACCTCATCATCGGGGCCGTGCTGATTCCGGGCGCCAAAGCTCCCCACCTCATCACCCGCGAGATGCTCAAGACCATGAAGCCCGGCACCGTGCTCGTGGACGTGGCCGTGGACCAGGGCGGCTGCATTGAAACCTGCGAGCCGACCACCCACGAAAACCCCACCTTCATCATCGACGACATTGTGCACTACTGCGTGGCCAACATGCCCGGTGCCGTGCCGTACACTTCTACCCTGGCCCTAACCAACGCTACCCTGCCCTACGCCGTGAAGCTGGCGAACCTGGGCTGGCAGGAGGCTTGCCGCCGCGACGAGGCCCTGCGCCTCGGCCTGAACGTGGTGCACGGCAAAGTGGTGTACAAAGGTGTAGCCGATGCCTGGGGCCTTCCCCTGGAGTCGGTGGAGTCGGTAATGGAAGAAGCGGTTGCTTAA